In Cydia pomonella isolate Wapato2018A chromosome 12, ilCydPomo1, whole genome shotgun sequence, the sequence ctaaatgacataatttttaTGTCAGTgtcgttcgaattggcctcctggTACCAATCTAATATTGTCAGACGTAAATCTCATATATCCAAAACGAATGTAACGAGGTATATTAACGCCCGTCAAGTAGTCAGATTTATGAGTAGGCACTACTCAATCCACTTGtacaaatttattattaaatatatttttacatagacGTATATATCAGATAAgtgatataggtacttaattgaaaataagttatttaatttgtgttacaaataactaagtaggtacctacctaactaatatgtaaataatcaaTGCCTATGAAAGTGGTATCGTACTATAATTTTACTAACTTACGACTCGATTCAAGCTTtttgatacgtcaaatattaggtctagatacgatatggatcggatatgccagtgtcaaaacgtttcttcaaacaaaaacgtcacttttgacactgacatatccgatccatatagtaagtatacctttttttatactacgtcagtggtaaacaagcacggaccgcctgatggtaagcagtctccgtagcctatggacgcctgcaactccagaggagttgcatgcgcgttgccgaccctctacactccgcaccctcctctggcaaccttactcaccggaacacaacactatgagtaggttctagtgttatttggctgcggttttctgtaatgtggaagtacttccacagttgagctctgctgtagatttggaatgacatccgctatgctgACCTAATTATTGACGTACCTTAAAGTTCGAACCGTGGCGTTAGGAATCATAATACTTAtgtttcttcttttaaaatatggcctccataaaatctatgatgattttgccaatgccAAGTGTCGTTTTTCAGTTGTTGTCGTTCTAAGTGTGCTCGCTGCGCGTAAAGCATGATGTTATTCGGTAGTTGCTTtaagtaaagagatagctggactctactaaaagccacgatggattgtcGGGTGTTGATttaaacatggttaaacgcgttccAAGATTAGTATTTATTACCTGGATACTTCGActatagttcactgcataagctatcaatattacacattaaacaacattaatgagtaaatacaaacaaatattctcaagacgtcttcgccatcttgaatctcaacgacaacccgaCATCGTGATACTGGTGATACCTTAAAGGTGGCGTTCAGATGTCCACTACAGCTGctttactgttgcggcgtcatTGTTGCCGCCGCGGTATTTGTCAATTAATGAGTGACGTTCACCGCCGTTACAGTGGAGCTGCAGTTGACATATGAATTCACCTTTATCATTTCTAGACAAGGCATTTCCACAAAATTATTGTAATCAAGAGTAAAGTACGTCGTAGCAACGACCTCCTGTGTAAACTTCATCTGGgtttaaaaaacataattttataaaaagtataggATTAGGTACTCACATATGCAAAGTCATAATTAATTTTGTACCATAAAACAAAGCTCCTGTTTTTACGGGGAAGGATAGCTTTTTCATAGATTTAAAGGTTAGTAACCTTTCCAAAAGCTACGTTACATGCCCCTTTTTGGtaaatcataatattcataatgctTTTTAGCACCTGTAGGGCATACATGGAGCAGTCTTAACTAAATAAGTATTCGGAACATAGAAAATGCATTCAATCTGAAATTCTATGATACACTCGGTTCTGAATGCAAACAGTTACGTCTCGAATACATCTGGATCGATCGGTCGATGCATTTAATGATTATTCCCGTTTATTACGCTTGGAACCTGTAGTATATAAGTAATGTAGTTAATATTGGCCTTTTTGGGTGGATTGTataacaatagggttgtttccaattttttgaaacgcttgtatttcgttctatattaactaaaagttgccctaaaattcaacatttatactaaaaacggctttaaatatgttaaaatcacaaaatatattttgacagatgctttcgcgcccaaaacgctgttTGAAaatggtgtgacgtcacagtttacggtttgacacataactacactacacacgtagaagatacgaactgtcaactgacatttgtcatttgttgtttatcgcctaactgtcaacagtgtcaatccgagagttgtgacgtcatcagaatcttcaatgacgtttcgagtttggtcacgtgacgtgtgccaaaagatattttaaattcaatatttacaaaaatatggtcattacaggtcccctaaaagtcgTTTTACATGTTCTTGTAATCCAAAAGactttattgggatacaattctgccctgagatttgtagacggaaacaaccctattgtacgTACCTTAGCGTAGTTGTAGGGACCTGTCCGATTAGTCCGACGGGCGtcttctgattttaataacaggttatgaattcgATTTAGATTAGTTGTGGATCTAACTCATAACCTGTAATTGTCGATGTTCAACTTAGTTCCCTCAAATTTCTTTTTGAACACCTCTTCTATATTAACATAAATTTGATtttgcaatataaaaaaaagacttgAACTTGATGTAAAAATACTTGTGAAAGGTTTGATTAGCCTCAGACAAAGCTAAtctggcagcgattttgattgcctagatcttggtctgactctaggcactaaagtgtaaaaagccggctaaaaaaacttacaaaaattgTGTCCTTTTAATAGTAAGataagttttttggaaaaaagtcATTGCCAGCTCAGCTGATAGGTAATGTTCAGATTAATTTTCATGGAAAGTAGAAACTATTcagtcataaatatgtatagtaaaatacatttttagatgCGTATACAAATACCTATAATAAAGCAAATGTGGTTAAAATTCCGAGAGTTAGTCataaaatttcattaatttttataattttatttaagaaatataatttgtatgcaCTGCCCTGCCTATGATCGTTTtctttccatattagtgcagaGAAAACAAATTAGAATTACAAACGCCGAGCGATGCGCAGATATGCAAAAAAGCCTTGCTCAATAAACAAATCAGATACAAGTCTATCAAAAATAGACCAACCAAATATCGTAAGCTCAACAACAACGTAGGTAtcataaaaaacaataagaatGAGAAACTGTTTATTATAATCAAGGTCAATGTGGGCAAGACAGACacatggcccgattcgaactttaagatacgtcaaatacaaacaaaaacgttCGCCgacagtcagaaaggaagagcttcgctcCGCTCTGCCGAACTACTGTAAGTGGAGTATAtgtacaaacgcaagagttagAAGCGCCGAAAGAGACTCTCCTACCTGATAGACGGTCTTCCTCACAttgacctttttagggttccgtagtcaactaggaacccttatagtttcgccatgtccggctgtctgtctgtctgtctgtccgatgctttgctccgtggtcgttagtgctagaaagctgaaatttggcatggatgtaaaaataaaaaatttttttttagggtacctcccctacacgtaaagtgggggtgaaatttttttttcgcttcaaccctagagtgtggggtattgttggaaaggtctttcaaaactaataggggttttcaagaaacattttttgataaagtgaatatattcggagataatcgctccgaaagaaaaaaaaatgtgtcccccccctctaacttttgaaccataggtccaaaacatataaaaaaaatcgtggaagtagagcttaagaaagacattaaatgaaaactatagcggacatgatcagtttagctgtttttgtgttatcgcaaaaagttttcccttcatagtaaaaagacttactttaattaggtactgattatgcaaatttgcctatttgtttaactcgggtgaaaggtaccgtttcatcccttggtaaacaatttactatactttaagctccagtttagcttattgtgacggaagagtaactacggaaccctacactgagcgtggcccgacatgctcttggccggtttttatttatttacataaagaGCAATGAATATCTATAAGTATAGGTATTTCCGTAGAAAGTGTCTCTTAGTCATTGGTCTTGAGTGTATTTTAATTCATAGCTGGACTAGTACTCTTGCCTTGCGGCTGACGTGGAGGCTGACGGCAGTGCAGGCGATCTCTGCCCGACGAATGTGTGGCTGAATGTGGTATCAAGCTATATTTATTAAGCGATAGGATCAATGAATAGCTAATTTACACATTAAATCATAAAAGTCAATTCAAGCAACCTACAGTCAATCATAATATTCTACCTACTTGCGAGCAAAAACCTTAAATAACTTAATACATCTAACAAAAATTTAACTGTGAatcatacagttaaaaatacatagaaaatggaAGACAGTTAAAAACAAGCTAAAAACTGGGTCTTATCACTAAAAAGTGATCTCTTCCATAcgacctttgggtagcaggaaactaagAACTTACTAtccaacattgaacgggtatgTATTTTGGTGtctgcataaaaataaatacgaatTGATTACAAATCCGTAAAAGTGAATTTCGTTAagtcggccaagagcatgtcggaccatgctCAGTGGTAGGGTTTCATTAGTTACCCTTCCTTCACAATAGGGTAAACGGGAGCTATTAGTATAGTAGAAAATATGAATATCAGCGGAATTGCCTTCtacgtttttttactttttcgttcTAAAGCTGCCAAATATGTAATAACAATTGGATAAGTAAAACAAGTAATTTTatcttatatttttctttacttaCATGaactatatgaatttatatctCTTCAAAAACCCATATATAGTATTAACGTTTAACTCATGTTCAGGAGGGGAGGAGGGGGTCAGCCGCATTCGAGGGGAGCCAGTGCTGTCAAACTGGTCAAACTTGACAgacattcagacgtactctcagagtaaacaaCAATTGAAGCGAATGAATAactcatgttcgctatagtgtggctaccaccagtttggcactgacataaacgccatcgagaacgtaacttactttctatgtatctcgctcgaactcgcatataagtgcgagcgagatgtatagaaagtaaattgcGTTTTTGAtggcgtatatgtcagtttgacattgtcagtgactcatggtacggatacagttttcatttaatgtcttatGTCTTAGTTGAGCTCTATttccacgtttttttttttcatatttttttaaactcatgATTTTAAAGTTAGAGGGGGCCCACTTTTGTTTTCTTTCGAAGCTACTATTTCCTAAagtattaactttatcaaaaaaatgacATTCCCACTTTACATGGAATGTacccaataaaaaatatttttggacattttattttatatctttgtcttttatatgatttttatatccattccaaattgcagctttctagcactaacgatcacgaagCAAAGCTACAGACAGCCagcagatagacagacggacatgacatgGTTTCACAttcggctacggaaccctaaaaagtacctacctagtgATTTACACGCACAATGTGGTCACATTATTCGTAACTTATCACTGCTAACACGAAAACTAGActatattctattatatttcAGTGTTACCTCCTAAACCCAGAAGTTGACAATGACTTAGTGATCCATATACTAGTTAGGTTGTCCAGATTTGTGTCGTAACTAACGTGGCCCCGTTGCGTGCCCGGAGTCTAACGAGTTACACCACCGTGACGAAACGCAACGCAAGGTGAATCTTGCAGGCTAGCGTATAAAAGCTATTGTCACCGACTTGGACACATCACATTCGCATCTTCTGTCCACTACACAGAAACAACAACAAGCAAAATGTTCAAAATTGTAAGTGCCGAAAATAGCAGctcccaaaaaacctttttctttCTAATAATATCTAATCGTTTCATGGTATTCAGTTATTTAACTGCTCTTGTCTGCTTCTTCTTATTTTCATCgtgatttcaattaaattaatcCTCTAAGTACCATCATTTTATTAgtccaattttttaaaattctcATTTATGTCAGATACGCtgctattaaaattaaaagttttaaagataaattagataggtacataaataccttttatttatattatttgaaaagCCGATATATATTTCAGGTGCTCCTCGTCACCTTCGCTCTGGCTGCTGCCAAACCCAGCGTCGCTCCCGCCGCGCTCGTGGCTCCAGCAGTTGCAGCACCCCTAgtggccgcgcccgcgcccgttGTGGCCCCCGCGCCCTTCGTGACAGCGACTAGCTCCCAGTACGTCTCAAGGAATTACAATGGACTGGTTGCCGCTGCCCCCGTTGTCGCTGCTTCCGCTCCTTTAGTCGCGGCGCCCGCTCCTTTAGTCGCTGCGCCCGCTCCTGTAGTTGCTCCAGCTCCATACGCTGCTGCCCGCTTTGTGGCTCCCGCTGCACCGGTGGTTGCCGCTCCTGCCCCGTACCTCGCTCCGGCAGCCAGGATTGTAGCCCCTGCCGTCGCACCAGCCCCCGTCTTGCCCGCGTACGCTCGCTACGCTGCACCTTACGCTGCGCCGTACTACGCCCCTTCTGCTCCTTACTTCGCCCTTTAAATAAAAAGAAGACTGATCATTTTTACcgaataaaattgtatataacaTACCTTTTACGTATTCATTTTAAAGTCCTCTAATTATTCTTCAAAGGACCGATCCCTATCAAAATACGAATAATAACTAAGTGACTAGCCGAACACGCACGTAGTTGTCTAAATAGACTGTGTTATAATGATCATTGTTTTCACATACACAgtcaatttaattaatatacgaCTAAAATAAACGCTGGACCTTGGCCATAAACAAGAATCCAAACAAAGTGATTACGTATGTATTTTAGTGGAAAATTAATTTGACTAGGCTCATACGTACGGAGGTACCTACAAGTCGGTTTACGTGGACAAAGTTTCAAGGAAGTTGGCGATTAGTCCTTGGcaattaagtaggtaccaaCGTGAAAGCACAAACAAATAAACCTCGTTACGCATCGGACCTTTCGAAGCCTTAGCGAAACAATggaaacaattaaaatttgactgacctatttatttatgcacGCGCTTTCGGCGTCGTGGCAGTGCCTAAAACAAAATGACTTGAGAACATAGGTAATGGTCTAAgttataaggaatatctaccctcatctgttatttatttgtgataagaaataaacgAAACGATAGacaatattcacattgacacattgcaaataggGGCCTAATTAAAATGCTTACTGatggaaactttttttttaattgtattgttatttaatcgtatattatatcaaatcaaagcttatttaatatataatctaACTGTAATAGGTCGCTTTATAAAAAGTTGGTCTAGTCTATAGTCACCtagattttagataaaaatcgCTTAAttaggtaatagtacattacgatacaagtgcgaaaaataggaaaatcgaaacgagtggcgataaattaaaacacgaccgaagggagcgacacgagttgcgaattacctattcgcacatgtatcgtacaacgttttacagtacatatggccctttaaatgctaattttcgcactagtgcggtaatgtagcagcatgtgtactgtaaaaagtttttttttctgtccgtggattatcatttatttcttatcacaaataagtAATAGATGAGTGTAAATATctcttataacgtatctcctactataatcaaaatacaaccgaagtaaaaaataataagaaaaagccagtataataataattaaccaaAACCACAGATTTACAGAgacaaaagagctggcagctttctcgctcaacgaataagcgttgttattcagcgaggaaatgctgccagtatctttggcactagGCCCCAGGGGTCCTCTATAGATAtagattttagtttttaattagtttatgtttatattgtacctatatttacattttactctaattctttttaattgttaattgttcgaaataaataaaaaactgatatctaaatgatgtcatttagttatagTACATTTCGCTCATACTTGTCCGTATATgtattagcgcgagcgagacgcacgttAACCAAATGACATCACAgtttacgttcgaattggcatgTCCAACTTTCTAACTGCGGATccaaaaacatgaaaataattatcaaagaggatgaaaaaatattgacaACTTTATTTGAGCGTTTTTGAACAATCGTTAAAAAAACCGTCTGCCTTGGGTAATACAAATACATTCTAACGATGATTTGGAGAATTGCTCTGCTACGCGCTTGCAGTTTGAATTCTCATGTGAAAACAAAAGTAATAATATCTAATTGAAAAGGTAACAAGAACGTTGCCTACAATACTAAACAGTTATACTTTAGTTGACATTCAAGTCTATTTATATCTATAGACTGCATGGTATTGTAGCAttgattaaattatatttaagtagtaGAATGTGTTCGGCTATATTTATGctttaattacttacattttattatcttctaaaaataattacttacttcGATTTTTTCACAAACAAAGTAGACTCCGAAAATAACTCTTAAGTATAATAAACTTACCGAACCTTAAATAGTTAAGGAGTAGATAAGCACCATTGAGTTACAGATTAGAAAAAGGTCCCTGAAATACGAGAGGGTACTGGGGTAAAGTACTCAAGTAGGTATTCATTTTCTTAGGTATTTCGGTACCTACGTCAATATTGTTGGCCCACATAATGGTTAAGAGGTATTgttctttttttacaataacaagCTAATAATGACGATGAACTTCAGTCTTGGACTCGAAGCCCGGAAAATACCATTattttgtgatgagcatggataattTCCTACTGAGTTATTGGAGGTTTTCTATACATTTGACGTCGTCTATGGTACGTTGGCGTACTCTATTTATTATGTTactcatttaaaaattaataaaaaaatctcatataatacaatacacaaGATAAGATTCATTTGTTGTCAGAACTGTGTACATTTAAATGTTGTGGGTGAAATAAAGTCCTTAAAACTAGGCAAATAttctaaaacaataacaaaaatagtatttcaaaataattttaaccattgatacacataaaatattcatttagattgtagaaactttttattaaaagccATTTCTTGAGCTTATTTTTAAAGGCGATACGGTGTCTGTTTAAAGTTCACAAATTGTACAGCTTTTGTCTTGTCTAGGTTCACACTTTAGATTCAAAGTTGAGAACCAATCAATTacaagttttaaggtattttttaatttcatcggCTATATCTGACCCGTTTTCTTCAGAGAGGTGGTTAATTATCAAGGGtaactcattg encodes:
- the LOC133523623 gene encoding cuticle protein 16.5-like, coding for MFKIVLLVTFALAAAKPSVAPAALVAPAVAAPLVAAPAPVVAPAPFVTATSSQYVSRNYNGLVAAAPVVAASAPLVAAPAPLVAAPAPVVAPAPYAAARFVAPAAPVVAAPAPYLAPAARIVAPAVAPAPVLPAYARYAAPYAAPYYAPSAPYFAL